Proteins from one Drosophila gunungcola strain Sukarami chromosome 3R, Dgunungcola_SK_2, whole genome shotgun sequence genomic window:
- the LOC128266641 gene encoding elongation of very long chain fatty acids protein 7 isoform X2: MAAVNATQVDYWNFLFTDLADPRTNDWFLIKSPLPLLGILAFYLFFVLSWGPKFMKDRKPFKLERTLLVYNFFQVALSVWMVYEGVVIWQYYSWRCQPVDWSRTPKAYREARVVYVYYLAKITELLDTIFFVLRKNDRQVTFLHVYHHTVMPMISWGTSKYYPGGHGTFIGWINSFVHIIMYSYYFLSAFGPQMQKYLWWKKYITNLQMVILLRLHPPDPAAVHGLWLSQVVGVLHPAQRRVLLLPVQRFLPEVLQEEAGCCQGQGSDGG; encoded by the exons atggcaGCCGTCAACGCAACGCAGGTGGACTATTGGAACTTTCTGTTTACCGATCTGGCAG ATCCCCGCACCAATGACTGGTTCCTGATCAAGTCGCCACTGCCCTTGCTGGGCATCCTGGCCTTCTACCTCTTCTTCGTGCTGTCCTGGGGACCCAAGTTCATGAAGGATCGCAAACCCTTCAAGCTGGAGCGCACCCTACTCGTCTACAACTTCTTCCAGGTGGCCCTGAGTGTGTGGATGGTGTACGAGGGCGTGGTCATCTGGCAGTACTACAGCTGGAGGTGCCAGCCGGTCGACTGGTCACGCACGCCCAAGGCCTATAGGGAAGCCCGAGTGGTGTATGTCTACTATCTGGCCAAGATCACCGAACTGCTGGACACCATCTTCTTTGTGCTGCGCAAGAACGACCGGCAGGTGACCTTCCTGCACGTCTACCACCACACCGTGATGCCCATGATCAGCTGGGGCACCAGCAAGTACTACCCCGGCGGACATGGCACCTTCATCGGCTGGATCAACTCCTTCGTGCACATCATCATGTATTCCTACTACTTCCTCTCCGCCTTCGGACCCCAGATGCAGAAGTACCTGTGGTGGAAGAAGTACATCACCAACCTGCAGATGGTGA TTCTGCTGCGCCTTCATCCACCAGACCCAGCTGCTGTACACGGACTGTGGCTATCCCAGGTGGTCGGTGTGCTTCACCCTGCCCAACGCCGTGTTCTTCTACTTCCTGTTCAACGATTTCTACCAGAAGTCCTACAAGAAGAAGCAGGCTGCTGCCAAGGCCAAGGCTCTGACGGCGGATAA
- the LOC128266641 gene encoding elongation of very long chain fatty acids protein AAEL008004 isoform X1: MAAVNATQVDYWNFLFTDLADPRTNDWFLIKSPLPLLGILAFYLFFVLSWGPKFMKDRKPFKLERTLLVYNFFQVALSVWMVYEGVVIWQYYSWRCQPVDWSRTPKAYREARVVYVYYLAKITELLDTIFFVLRKNDRQVTFLHVYHHTVMPMISWGTSKYYPGGHGTFIGWINSFVHIIMYSYYFLSAFGPQMQKYLWWKKYITNLQMIQFCCAFIHQTQLLYTDCGYPRWSVCFTLPNAVFFYFLFNDFYQKSYKKKQAAAKAKALTADNNNDGCAKDLNKAIELEKQMKQKAL, encoded by the exons atggcaGCCGTCAACGCAACGCAGGTGGACTATTGGAACTTTCTGTTTACCGATCTGGCAG ATCCCCGCACCAATGACTGGTTCCTGATCAAGTCGCCACTGCCCTTGCTGGGCATCCTGGCCTTCTACCTCTTCTTCGTGCTGTCCTGGGGACCCAAGTTCATGAAGGATCGCAAACCCTTCAAGCTGGAGCGCACCCTACTCGTCTACAACTTCTTCCAGGTGGCCCTGAGTGTGTGGATGGTGTACGAGGGCGTGGTCATCTGGCAGTACTACAGCTGGAGGTGCCAGCCGGTCGACTGGTCACGCACGCCCAAGGCCTATAGGGAAGCCCGAGTGGTGTATGTCTACTATCTGGCCAAGATCACCGAACTGCTGGACACCATCTTCTTTGTGCTGCGCAAGAACGACCGGCAGGTGACCTTCCTGCACGTCTACCACCACACCGTGATGCCCATGATCAGCTGGGGCACCAGCAAGTACTACCCCGGCGGACATGGCACCTTCATCGGCTGGATCAACTCCTTCGTGCACATCATCATGTATTCCTACTACTTCCTCTCCGCCTTCGGACCCCAGATGCAGAAGTACCTGTGGTGGAAGAAGTACATCACCAACCTGCAGATG ATCCAGTTCTGCTGCGCCTTCATCCACCAGACCCAGCTGCTGTACACGGACTGTGGCTATCCCAGGTGGTCGGTGTGCTTCACCCTGCCCAACGCCGTGTTCTTCTACTTCCTGTTCAACGATTTCTACCAGAAGTCCTACAAGAAGAAGCAGGCTGCTGCCAAGGCCAAGGCTCTGACGGCGGATAATAACAACGATGGATGTGCCAAGGACCTCAACAAGGCCATCGAGCTGGAGAAGCAGATGAAGCAGAAGGCCTTGTAA